The nucleotide sequence CCGTGGCGCCTCCGAGGAGGAAGTCGGCGTGCCGGGCCATCTCGGGTAGCCCGTAGAGCAGAGGGTGGTCGTGGAGCCCGATCACCTTGCGGTAGTCCTCGACCATCGGCCGGAGCCGCGCCTCCGCGTCTCGGGAGCGCATCTCGATCTTGACCGCGTCGGTGGCGATCTCGGAGAGCGCTGCGCTCATCGCCGCTTCCGGGTCCAGGCTCGCGCCGGCGCCGAAGGCGAGGGTGCCGAGCCCGGGTCGCTGCCGCACCGCGACCGCGGTCACGACCGGAACCGTGAACGTGATCCGATTGTCGAAGAACCGCGCTCGGTAGCCGTACATGGCCAGCCGATCGACCATCTGCCTGGTGGCGGGTCTGCTGCTCGTCGACGGATCGATCTCCGGCAGCGGTGCGCGGCCGTACCAGGCGAGGAGGAACGCGTCCCGCTCCACGGCCTCCATCAATCCGAAGTAGATGGCCTCGGCGAGACAACTCCCCGAGGCACATCCGTTGGAGGTCTCCTGCACGAACCGGGACTCCGCGGGGACGGTGTGGTAGTACGCGAGGACCTCGGGGACCAGGATCGGTCGGTCGTCCCGCAACGAGTGACCCCACACCCACTTGATCTCGGTGTCCGGCGTGAACTGGGTCAGGTGCGGGTTGTCGCGGTACAGCGCGTCGGAGTACATGCCACAGACGCGCGGGTCGAGGGCGTCCGCGCCGAGCGATCGCAGCGACGCGATCCGGTCGGCGGTCCGTCCACGAGCCCGCAGGCCGGCCGCCCGTTCCAGACCCTCCAGCACGGCGACCATGCCGCTGTGCGCGTACGTGTCGGCGTGTCCGCCGAAGAGCGTCTCGCGCAGGTAGCGCCCCGAGCGCAGGGTGAACGAGCCGAGCACCGCAGCTGTCGACGTGGACGTGAGATCGGGCAGGGCGGCCGCGCTCAGCGCGCCGCAGATCGGGTTGGCGAACGCGGCCAGGTCCAGGCCGTAGTCGTCGACGTCGCGCACCCGGAACGTGCGGGGCTCCGGTTTCGGTGCCGCTAGCAGCCGGAGGGATGCGCCTGCCGATGAGTCGGGAACGCATCGGCCGCAGTCGGGGCACTCGGCGTCCGGGGCGAGCGGCAGCCGCCGGATCCGCAGGGTCTCCAGGTCCACGTGGTAGATCTCGGCGAGGTGCGGTGCCGCTGCCGCGCCGCTGCCTGCTCGGTGGGCGCGGATCAGCGCGGCCAGGGTGTCCGCGACGAACGGCGTCGGGTACGGCGACTGGCCGACGGCGCAAGTCTCTCCGCCGAGTTCCAGGGCGTCCCGCAGGCTGGAGGAGCGCACCGACTGCCAGCGGCGCGCCAGGCATCCGGCGCATGCCGGCGCCGTCCCCGTGGCGGAAGGCATCGGTCCGACGAGCGCGTGGTGTCCGTAGAGGAAGACCGGGACCGTGCCAGGCGGGGGCCGATCTCCCGCGGCCACCGAGAGTTCGTCGCGGATGCCGAGCGGGGCGATCCACACGTCCGGCGGGGTCGACGGGTCCGGCTCCGCGGTGGTGTCCGGACCCGACCTGGTCAGTTCGCGGCCGACCAGGTCGGCCAGGGTCCGGCAGGCCGACTCCCAGGGTGTCTCCGCTGCGGTCGACCGCGGTGCGCCCCGGCCGGCCAGGAGGGTGGTCATCCGACGTCCGGGCCGGTCAGCAGCACCCGCACCGTCGCGATGCCGCCGATCCGCAAGTCGGAGGGGGTGGTGACGACGGCGAGCGCGTCCTGGCCCGCCGCTCGCACGCTGTCGAGCACGGTCGCCAGGCTCCCCGTCGCTGCCGGCCCGACCGGCGCCTCAGCGTTCGGCCGCAGGGTCCCGGCGTCGAAGTCGGTCAGTAGAGCGTCACCGTCGTCGACGAACTGCCGGTCGGGGTCCTGCTGCCGTAACTGCACCGCGCCGAGCAGGTCGCGGAGGGACTCCACCGCCGCCCGCGCCCGATCGGGGTGGCCCGCGACCCGCCAGACCGGGGCCGCGGACGGGTCCACGGTCCGGGCGAGCAGGACGTGCGCCGATCCGGTGGTCGCGGCGCCGAGGTCGAGCAGCTCGATCTCGGCTCCGAGGTTGGCCGCGGACTTGACGAGGAAGGTGAGTTCGGCGTCGCCGTCGGCCGTCGCCGGCCCGACCGGGGTGATCCGGGCGAGTCCGCGGATCGCCCGCAGCAGCGCCGCGTAGCTGAGCGCCGAGAGTATTCCCTGCTCGACGGCGGCGGCGAGGGACGCACCCGCCCCGGTCCCCGCCCGGGTCGGGACGAACATCCGGGCGTCGTTCTCCGGCCCGAAGGGGCGTACGGCCGCCATCGGCACCTGCCGAACGTCGCCGGTCAGCAGGGACGTCGCCGTGGTCCACGGGCCCGGCACCGTGGCGTTCCCCGCGATACCGCTGGCGATGCCCAGCATCGCCGGATCCACCCGCGGTGTCCCCGCCGGTCCGCGGTCAACGATCCGGGCCCGGACGTGATCGGCGTAGACCCCGGCGGCGGCGTGTAGCGCACGTCGGCGCGCGCCGGCGATGTGGTGCACGTCGAAAGCGGCGATCTCGCGCTCGCGAGTGTGGCCGAGCGCGAGCCGTACGGTGCTCACCTTCAGCGGGATCTGGACCCACGCCTCGTCGGTGAAGTCGGTGAAGACACCGGCGTGGCGGCCGACCAGCACCATCCGGTCGGTCAGCTCGGCGAGGACCGACTCGGCGTCGGCCTGGACGTCGACGCTGGTCGTCTCGGCTCGCTCCGCGACGGGCGTCCGGAGCGCCGGGAGCAGGGACCGGAGTTCGGCCTGGTCATCGGCGGGCGCCGGATCGGCGCAGTACGTGCAGCCGGGGTGCGGCAGCAGAGCCTCGGAGAGCACGTCCAACGACTCGAGGTTCTGGATGATGACCTTTCCGCGGGTCTCCGCAGGCAGCGCTCCGGTGGTGAGCCGGTAGACCTCGTAGCCGAGCAGGTTGCCCAGCATGGCCGCGAGCGCTCCGGTCGGCTGTTCGACGTCCGGCACGGATCCCGTGAGGCTGATCGCCTGCCACAGGTCTGCCGCCACACCGCTGTTCCCGTTCACCGACAGGCGCAGGGCGGCGCATGCCCAACACCCGGCGGTTTCCGCCTCGCTCAACGGGCCGACGATCGCCCGGCTTCCCAGCGTCCAGGCGGGCAACAGCGTCGTTCCTTCGGGTATGCCCTGTTCCAGGAGGTGCAGCGTCTGGCGAGCCGCGTCGGCTCCGCCGGCGACGACCACCACGTCGTAGCCCGCCAGGGCGGTCCAGTCCCACGTCCGGCCCGGGTCCACCAGGTCGACGATCTCCACCGGGCACCCGTTGTTCGCGAGTGCGGCAGCCTCCCTCCGCGTCTCGTCGAGTCCGCCTCCCCCGGGGACGACGCCGAGCAGGGCGCAGCCGTTACGGACGAGGCTGGAGGCGCACCACCGCGCGATCGGCCCGGTGCCCAGCACCGCGACGCGCGTGTCTCGGAACCGTGTGAACCGGGTCGCGGCGGCATCGGCGTAATGGTCGACGTACGCGATCTGCGCGGCGAACCGCAGCGCGACCGCCGTCGGCAGGTCGGCATCGTCGTTCCCCACCGGAACGTCCCTGGCGAAGTCGTGGTCGTAGAGCGCTTGGACGAGGCTGCCCACCATCGCCCGCTGCTCCGGGCCGAGCGGAGCGCAGATCTGCTCCACCTGGTTGTCCCCGTTGAAGTACGGCACCAGCAGCGACGCGAACCGGTACGCCGTCGGCGCGGTCATCCGGAAGCCGCCCTGGGCGTTGTGGAACAGGACGCCGTCCGGCGTCCGGGTGAACAGGAGGTCCCGGCGCACGCGCGGCCGGGTGTCCGCTACGAGTTCATACGCTGACGTCATCTGGCACATCCCTGTCTCGTGCGGATCGGACCGCTGCCTGGGGCTCGAACGGTGGCGCCGAGGCGTAGGCGCGGAGGAGGTCGTGCATCTGGTACCGGCCCGGCTGTTCCTCCAGGAGGTTCGCGTCGACCAGCCGATCGAGCATCCGCTCCGTCGATCGCGCGCCCAGTCCGAACAGCTCACCGGCGCTCGCGATCGAATGGGCCTGCCGCGCGGACGACCCCACCAGCAGGAACGCGGCGGCGAGATCGGGGTCGAGCAGCGTCATACGCCGCGCCAGCCGATTCGCCATCGACATGTACGGGTCGCCGAGCGCGGAGAACCGGCCGACGCGGTCGCCGTCCAGCCAGGTCACCTCGTCCGCGAGCCGCGCCAGCGGCCTGGTGAGCAGACGCGCGCCGACGACGCGCAGCGCCAGCGGGAAGTGCCCGGAGGCCCGTACCAGCGCCGCCAGCGCCGCGGGTTCCCGCCCGATCCGGGCCGCGCCGAGTACGGAGCCGAGCAGATCGGACGCGTCCGCGGCGTCGAGCGGGAGTAATCGATGAACGAGCGCTCCCTGGCCGGCCACCAGCCCGGTCAGGCTCGTCCGGCTCGTCATGATGACCCCGACCTCCGAGCCGCACCGAGCGAGGAGCGCCCGCACGTGCTCGGTGTCGAGAACGTCGTCGAGTACGACCACGGCCGGCGGAAGCCCGTCGAGCCGCACCACATCGAGGAAGTCACCCAGCTCGGCCAGGAGTTCGTCGGCCGGCCTCCGCAACCCGTCCGGCCGGGTCATCGCGATCAGGAGCTGGGATCCGATCCGGGCGTTCCGGGCGCCGTGGGCCACGTGCCGCGCGAGTGCAGTCTTGCCGATGCCCGGCGGGCCGGTGACGAGCAGGATGTTCGGCCCAGCGCTCTGCTCGGTCAACCCGGCTCGGAGTGCGGCGCTGACAGCGACGCGGCCGGTGAAGCCGGCCACGTCCGGGAGTGTCGACGGCGTGGTGGAGAGGGCTGCGCCGGTGCCCGGCTCGTCGACGTCCCGAGCCTCGGCGGCGAGCAGGTCCTCGTCCGCCGATTCGTCCTCGGCTGAGGGCAGGACCTCGTCCGCGGGCCGAGTATCGGCCGCGCCGATCCGCGTCGACGCGGGGGCCGGCCCGGAAGGCGGGATCTCCTCCGCGCGGATCCGCATCGGCGCGGGAGCGAGCTCGGTGCCCCGCAGGATGTCGGTCTCCAGCCGCTGCATGGACTGACCGGGGTCGATGCCCAGCTCGTCGCGGAGGTACGTCTTGACCAGGCGGATCTCCGCGAGGGCGTCGGCCTGCCGTCCGCTGCGGTACAGCGCCTCGACGAGTTGAGCGGTCAACCGCTCGTGTCCGGGGTACTCCCGGGCGATGCTCAACAGATCAGGCAGCGCGGCCTGCGTCTCGCCCAGCGCGAGCTTGATGTCCGAAGCGCGCTCGATCGCCCGTAACCGCTCCTCGGTCAGCTGCGGTACCGCGTCGCGGTGCAGCGCCTCGGAAGGCACGTTGGCCAGCAGCGGCCCGCGCCACAGCGCCAAAGCCTCGTTCAACAGGTCACGCTCATCCTCGATGCCCCCCGCGAGGGCTGCCCGCCGCATCAGCCCGCGAAAGTGGACGAGATCGAGTGCGCGCGCATCGACCACGATCCGGTACCCGCCATGCACCGTCTCGATCGTGGTGTCGGTGATGTGGTGCTTGCCGAAGAGCTGACGCAACCGCAGCACGCACGTCTGCAGCGCCGCCCTTGCGGTCGCGGGTTGGTCCTGCTCGTCGCCCCAGATCGCTTGCTGCAACGCGCCGAGCCCGACCACCGAGTTCGGGTTGAGTAACAGAGCGGCGAGGAGAATCGTCGGTTTCGACGGCGGAAGAACCACCACAGCGCCGAAGCCGTCGGCGACGCTCAACGGCCCCAAAATGCGAAAGGTCGGTTCGGAGGCGGTCTGAACAGGCGATATCGTCCCGGTGAGAGCCTTCATGTAGTTCGGGTCGCCAATCCTGGACCCGTCAGGCGCATCGATCTCCGACCCGCGAACGGGCACTGGGGAGACGGCAACCCGTCGACAGGTCGTGAAATCGGCCCGTCGATCCGGCCGAAGATGGCTGTTCCTGAGGTTGTTACGCGACGCTTCTCAGCTGATCAGAGCAGAGCTCACGCCCATCGGCCGACTCACGGCCGCGGTCGATCCGGAATGCCGGTCGCTAAGCGACGGCTGTCATCGGACCGACCGTGCAGTAAAGCCCTGCCCGCAGCGCGGACAGCGACTCAAAGAGAATTCTCGTTTACGAATCTGCCCGGTCATCGGATTTCGATCCTGTTGGGTTACCCGCCAGAAGTGGGCTGCGACGCCATACGGACCAGAGCGACACATTGAACTATACGCACAATTAGCGATCGGTCAACGCATCCCGGACCGCACAGATCTGTAATGTGCCGAATCGGACATCTAGCTGTTCGCCCAGACAGCACCCCAGCAGGCGAAACCGAGAAGCGCCGTACCCGCGCCCACGCCCGCGTAGGCGCTGGGCAGCAGGCTGCTTCGCCGGGCGAGCAATACCGCTGCAACTGCGACGACGCACAGAATGGCGCCGAGGATCAGCAGCGAAGGATTCTTCAAAACCGACGCCATGGGCCAGAAATGGACGCCCACCACCAGACAGATCCATGCCGGTATCAAAGGCCGGTGACGCGACAGGACCAGCACGATCGACCCCACCGCGGCGATGCCGAACTCCACGCCGGCGATGATTCCGTAACGGCGCATGGCGCCCGGCTCGGAGAGCGCCGAGCCGTCATTCCAGTGCCGCCACGCCGAAAAAGCGCCGATTGCCGCCACCACGAGGCTCAGGGCACCAGCGATCATCAGAGGTTTCTTCCACGTCTCCGGTGGTTTTTCCTGCGCCCACGCGAACCAGGCGGAGGCGAAGAATCCAAGGATCAGGGCCGTCATCGCATAATCACGAAAATAATGCACGAGATGATCCCTCGAATCGGGATGGTGGAGTGAGCCTGGAGACTGCTTCGTCGGTGGGTGCGATCGGTGCTGCCGGTGTCCAATCAGGACGACGGGTAGGTGTCGGTCCCGCAGGACCCCTAAACGGCGATCAGCAGATGCGCAGAGCCAGCAGCCGCACTTGACCATTGCGCCGAGGCTGAAGTCGTCGCCCGATGACGCGTACGCGCGGGGGTCCTCTGCTTTCGCTCAGACCTGGAACGCAGTGGTGCCGCGTCTCGCTACCGAGGTCTGGGGCAGCGCGCCCGGTGGGCGCCGGCCGTCAGGAACAGACGAGCCGATTCGCCGCTGACTGTACGCGCTTTTGCGCGTCCAAACGGTAACGGCCATCGATATCGAGGAATGATCCAAGCCCCGCTGATCTGCGGTGGCCGAGAGGATTCACGGGCTGACGCTCGGCGAGCACCAAACCAGCGCGCCATCCAGGTGCCCGCCCGCCGGTGGGTGGAGTGAGAGCGTCCGTGTCGTGGTCGCTGGCGGCGAGTAGCCAGGCGATCAGCGAGTTGGAGTTCCACATCTCGCCCGCGCCCAGTTCGTCGCGCCCCCACGTGAGGGCGGGTACGGACGGCACGAGGTCCAGCACGATCCGCGCGTGGACCGGGTCCTGACCTCCCGGGGGGCCGCCGACCGCCTCGTCCAGATCGGGGATCACTCCGCCCTCCCAGCGCCGGACCTCGTAGCGGAAGAGGGCGGATCGGCCGAGCCGGCGCGATCCGACCGGACCTTGCGCACGACACCCCGGTCGGCCGTTCGGATCGCCCACACCGCAGCCATCTCGATGACGGCCCGCTCACCACCGAAGTGGACCTCCAGCGCCGAGTGGTACAGGGCGCACGCCGTCCGACGTTCATGACGGGCGACGAGTGATTCGAAGACTCGGCCGTTCCAACGGATCGAGCGGCCGCCGGCGCCCAGCGGCAGCCAGTACAGCAGCACGCGGGCCGGCACGGGGTGGCCGGTCATCTGTGCCGCCAGTGGCCGAACGCAACCCGCAGCGGGGCGACGGCCGCGGGGCGCGTGGAGGCGAGGGAGACCACCCCTGGTCCGCCGGCCGTGAGCGGTTGAGGGCTCAGCAGGGTGTCCACGCCTAGTCCGATCAGCACCGACCGGGATCGATCGTGGCGATCTCTTCGACGGCACGGCGTGGTGTCGCAGGATAGCGGGCGCCCCGGTCCTGACCGGGACCGGGGAGCAGGCGGTCGCCGCCGTCGGGGAAGAATGCTCGCAGCGATATCCGTCGCCGCGTCGCCGGCACGGGAACGGCGCCTGACTGACCGCCGACGCGCGAAGTGCTCCCGGTATTCCTGAGGCTACGCCTGCCACCACCGTCGTCGGTTCGGCCGCCGTCGGACCCACCCCTATCGGCGCCGGGCAGGAAAGCGGATGCTAGGTACCGGTCCGCACCTTCCCTGCCGTGAGAGTGGCCGCAATGTCGGTTGACCAGAAAGCCCGACCCCCGCACGGACTGACCGAGGACGCGCTGTCCGATTGGCGAGGTCTGCTGACCGGGACGCGCCTGCCGGTTGCCTTCAGCCCTTCGCTCGTCGCCGAGCTGCCCGAGCCCGTTCGTCGCTGGCTGCTGTACGCGATCGCGCCGGAGACCCCGTTGCGGACCTCCGTCGAACTCACCACCGCGGGCCACATTCGACTCAGCGGCGGGTGGCGGCCATTCACCGCGACCCAACGCATCTCTCCCGCAGGCGGATTCGTGTGGGCGGCGACCGCGCGGGTCTTCGGACTACCGGTGGTCGGCTTCGATCGCTACACCCGCGGCGTCGGGCAACTGCGCTGGCGGCTGCTCGACGTACTCCCGCTGGTCACCGCCACCGGAGCCGACATCACCCGAAGCGCCGCCGGTCGGCACGCCGGCGAGTTGCTCCTCGCCGCACCAGCCGCGGCACTGAGCCCGCGCGTCAGCTGGCGACCGCTCGACGCCGACCGGGCCGTCGCCCGGATCCGGCGCGCGCTCGGCACGCACGGGGCCCAGGAAACCCACGAAGTGACGCTGACGGTCCGAGCGGATGGGGCTTTGACCGACGTCGCGATGTCCAGATGGGGAAAGCCGGGCCGCGAGCCCTTCGCCGCGCATCCCTTCGGCGCCACGCTGAGCGACGAGATCAGCGAAGATGGCTTCACAATCCCTGGCACGGTGACCGCCGGCTGGTTCCACGGCACCGATCAGTGGGATGCCGGCCAGTTCATCCGGTACACCGTCGAGGACCTCCGTTACCGCTGACTCGGCTCAACCACTGTTCAGGTCACCTCGATGGTGAGGCGGGGCAGGAAGAGCAAGCTGCCCTGCTCTTCGGTTCGATCGCGAAAGCGTTGCTGCGTGCCGCACGATCCGATCGGTCGTCTCCGAGCCAGGCGACACGACCTCGACGACGAGCAGAATGTGCTCGGGGCGTGCAGGCATGACGTCGATGGTGCTGGCGCGATATACGACGACGTCGGGGCGCCGATTGGTCAGCGGAACGTCCAGCAGTCGGACGTCGAAGCCGAAGTCGGCGTTCCAGTCCGCGCCCGCCGCAGCCTCCAAGGCGACTGCGAGGATCTTGACCAGCCGGTTGTGCTGCTTGGAAGAGCTTGGACTGACGACGACCATCCCGTCCACGATCTCGATGCCCGCGCACTGCTCCTCGGACCAGAACTCGTACTGTTCCGCCGTGACCTGGTGATGCATCCAGTCAGGCGCGATCATCGCCGTAGAGATGGCGTGCCTCCCTCGGTCGAGCCAGACGGTCGAACAGCTTCGCGGCATACTGCTGCTTGTGAGTTACGACTTGGTCGTGTGGGAAGGAACGAAGCCGAAAACCGATGCGCATGGTGAGGCGATCTTCGAGGATCTGTTCAGGAAGTATCTCGAAGACGATTGGCCAA is from Cryptosporangium minutisporangium and encodes:
- a CDS encoding TOMM precursor leader peptide-binding protein: MTTLLAGRGAPRSTAAETPWESACRTLADLVGRELTRSGPDTTAEPDPSTPPDVWIAPLGIRDELSVAAGDRPPPGTVPVFLYGHHALVGPMPSATGTAPACAGCLARRWQSVRSSSLRDALELGGETCAVGQSPYPTPFVADTLAALIRAHRAGSGAAAAPHLAEIYHVDLETLRIRRLPLAPDAECPDCGRCVPDSSAGASLRLLAAPKPEPRTFRVRDVDDYGLDLAAFANPICGALSAAALPDLTSTSTAAVLGSFTLRSGRYLRETLFGGHADTYAHSGMVAVLEGLERAAGLRARGRTADRIASLRSLGADALDPRVCGMYSDALYRDNPHLTQFTPDTEIKWVWGHSLRDDRPILVPEVLAYYHTVPAESRFVQETSNGCASGSCLAEAIYFGLMEAVERDAFLLAWYGRAPLPEIDPSTSSRPATRQMVDRLAMYGYRARFFDNRITFTVPVVTAVAVRQRPGLGTLAFGAGASLDPEAAMSAALSEIATDAVKIEMRSRDAEARLRPMVEDYRKVIGLHDHPLLYGLPEMARHADFLLGGATVPVALAERFGRVRPGPELSTDLLTDLEHCVAEIAAAGFDVIVVDQTMPEELDLGLRTVKVIVPGLIPIDFGVKRQRAPLMPRMRTALRASGHRDHDLRPDEFNPAPHPFP
- a CDS encoding TOMM precursor leader peptide-binding protein — translated: MTSAYELVADTRPRVRRDLLFTRTPDGVLFHNAQGGFRMTAPTAYRFASLLVPYFNGDNQVEQICAPLGPEQRAMVGSLVQALYDHDFARDVPVGNDDADLPTAVALRFAAQIAYVDHYADAAATRFTRFRDTRVAVLGTGPIARWCASSLVRNGCALLGVVPGGGGLDETRREAAALANNGCPVEIVDLVDPGRTWDWTALAGYDVVVVAGGADAARQTLHLLEQGIPEGTTLLPAWTLGSRAIVGPLSEAETAGCWACAALRLSVNGNSGVAADLWQAISLTGSVPDVEQPTGALAAMLGNLLGYEVYRLTTGALPAETRGKVIIQNLESLDVLSEALLPHPGCTYCADPAPADDQAELRSLLPALRTPVAERAETTSVDVQADAESVLAELTDRMVLVGRHAGVFTDFTDEAWVQIPLKVSTVRLALGHTREREIAAFDVHHIAGARRRALHAAAGVYADHVRARIVDRGPAGTPRVDPAMLGIASGIAGNATVPGPWTTATSLLTGDVRQVPMAAVRPFGPENDARMFVPTRAGTGAGASLAAAVEQGILSALSYAALLRAIRGLARITPVGPATADGDAELTFLVKSAANLGAEIELLDLGAATTGSAHVLLARTVDPSAAPVWRVAGHPDRARAAVESLRDLLGAVQLRQQDPDRQFVDDGDALLTDFDAGTLRPNAEAPVGPAATGSLATVLDSVRAAGQDALAVVTTPSDLRIGGIATVRVLLTGPDVG
- a CDS encoding AfsR/SARP family transcriptional regulator, with translation MSVADGFGAVVVLPPSKPTILLAALLLNPNSVVGLGALQQAIWGDEQDQPATARAALQTCVLRLRQLFGKHHITDTTIETVHGGYRIVVDARALDLVHFRGLMRRAALAGGIEDERDLLNEALALWRGPLLANVPSEALHRDAVPQLTEERLRAIERASDIKLALGETQAALPDLLSIAREYPGHERLTAQLVEALYRSGRQADALAEIRLVKTYLRDELGIDPGQSMQRLETDILRGTELAPAPMRIRAEEIPPSGPAPASTRIGAADTRPADEVLPSAEDESADEDLLAAEARDVDEPGTGAALSTTPSTLPDVAGFTGRVAVSAALRAGLTEQSAGPNILLVTGPPGIGKTALARHVAHGARNARIGSQLLIAMTRPDGLRRPADELLAELGDFLDVVRLDGLPPAVVVLDDVLDTEHVRALLARCGSEVGVIMTSRTSLTGLVAGQGALVHRLLPLDAADASDLLGSVLGAARIGREPAALAALVRASGHFPLALRVVGARLLTRPLARLADEVTWLDGDRVGRFSALGDPYMSMANRLARRMTLLDPDLAAAFLLVGSSARQAHSIASAGELFGLGARSTERMLDRLVDANLLEEQPGRYQMHDLLRAYASAPPFEPQAAVRSARDRDVPDDVSV
- a CDS encoding DUF6544 family protein; the encoded protein is MSVDQKARPPHGLTEDALSDWRGLLTGTRLPVAFSPSLVAELPEPVRRWLLYAIAPETPLRTSVELTTAGHIRLSGGWRPFTATQRISPAGGFVWAATARVFGLPVVGFDRYTRGVGQLRWRLLDVLPLVTATGADITRSAAGRHAGELLLAAPAAALSPRVSWRPLDADRAVARIRRALGTHGAQETHEVTLTVRADGALTDVAMSRWGKPGREPFAAHPFGATLSDEISEDGFTIPGTVTAGWFHGTDQWDAGQFIRYTVEDLRYR
- a CDS encoding Uma2 family endonuclease — translated: MIAPDWMHHQVTAEQYEFWSEEQCAGIEIVDGMVVVSPSSSKQHNRLVKILAVALEAAAGADWNADFGFDVRLLDVPLTNRRPDVVVYRASTIDVMPARPEHILLVVEVVSPGSETTDRIVRHAATLSRSNRRAGQLALPAPPHHRGDLNSG